The Opitutaceae bacterium genome contains a region encoding:
- a CDS encoding energy transducer TonB — protein sequence MKSFRSFRLLFAGLLGAALVSTLHASTTPARPLSQKAPHYAFELRKDEFEGAVVVGLSVSTSGQVMDARILSSTNRVFEKPVLDAAQKWKFQPAMKDGVAVNSTVEQLVTFTVPGKTPATSIDSLVDALEPLGDCGLGNEVNAENALVVLAQ from the coding sequence ATGAAATCGTTTCGCTCCTTCCGCCTTCTTTTCGCCGGCCTCCTTGGCGCGGCTCTCGTCAGCACCCTCCACGCTTCGACCACGCCAGCCAGGCCCCTGAGCCAAAAAGCGCCGCATTACGCCTTTGAACTGCGCAAGGACGAGTTCGAGGGAGCTGTCGTGGTGGGACTCTCGGTCTCAACGAGCGGGCAGGTGATGGATGCCCGGATTCTGAGTTCAACAAATCGTGTGTTTGAGAAGCCGGTGTTGGACGCCGCGCAGAAATGGAAATTCCAGCCTGCGATGAAGGATGGCGTTGCTGTCAACAGCACCGTCGAGCAGCTCGTCACGTTCACCGTGCCAGGCAAGACCCCCGCCACCAGTATTGACAGTCTCGTCGATGCCCTGGAACCCCTTGGGGATTGCGGCCTGGGGAACGAGGTGAATGCCGAGAATGCACTCGTCGTCCTCGCCCAGTGA
- a CDS encoding glucoamylase family protein, which translates to MSRPMADFSKRSHLRRLIVAMVGALGFIAAAFAHGYEARDGAVLDQAETAFLVDIEQRGVQYFLDHTHPQTGLTRDRAPAMGTATYAPASIAASGFALTAWVIAADQGWMTREEAISRCLRTLAFAHDHVAHERGWFYHFVDFDDGKRVWNSEASTIDTALFMLGALTAREALKDPEITGWVDALYQRIDWQWAMNGGSTLSHGWTPEGGFLQSRWDSYSEHMALYLLGLGAPTNPLPKESWHAWQRPKTHYAGFEFIACPPLFTHQYSHAWFFFRDRSDDYADYWQNSVAATLAQREWCAAQSHLFPSWSHSLWGVTASDSERGYRAWGAPQGPHDPKLDGTLVPCAPGGSLPFAPRECIEVLSHMRQVELEGLWGRYGFADAFNLETGWVAPDVIAIDVGITVIMSNNLRVGSVWAAFMKAPEAQRGMAAAGFRMRGDVPKMNAGAVAAD; encoded by the coding sequence ATGAGCCGCCCGATGGCTGACTTCTCCAAACGCTCCCATCTCCGACGACTCATTGTCGCGATGGTCGGCGCGTTGGGCTTCATCGCTGCGGCCTTTGCCCACGGCTACGAAGCCCGCGATGGCGCGGTCCTCGACCAGGCGGAGACGGCGTTTCTCGTGGATATCGAGCAACGCGGTGTCCAGTACTTCCTCGACCATACCCACCCACAGACCGGACTTACCCGGGATCGGGCTCCTGCGATGGGCACCGCGACTTATGCGCCAGCGAGCATTGCTGCGTCAGGATTCGCACTGACAGCCTGGGTGATCGCTGCCGACCAAGGGTGGATGACGCGTGAGGAAGCCATCAGCCGGTGCCTACGCACACTGGCCTTTGCGCACGATCACGTGGCGCACGAACGTGGCTGGTTTTATCATTTTGTGGATTTTGACGACGGCAAGCGGGTCTGGAATTCCGAGGCATCCACGATCGACACCGCCCTCTTCATGCTCGGCGCCCTCACCGCCCGTGAAGCGCTCAAGGATCCGGAAATCACCGGTTGGGTCGACGCGCTCTACCAGAGGATCGACTGGCAATGGGCGATGAACGGCGGGTCCACGCTTTCCCATGGGTGGACGCCCGAGGGAGGATTTCTTCAAAGCCGCTGGGACAGCTACAGCGAACACATGGCCCTGTACCTCCTCGGACTCGGCGCCCCCACGAATCCCTTGCCGAAAGAGAGCTGGCACGCCTGGCAGCGCCCAAAGACACACTACGCCGGTTTCGAGTTCATTGCCTGCCCGCCCCTCTTCACTCACCAGTACTCCCATGCGTGGTTCTTCTTCCGCGACCGCAGCGACGACTACGCGGACTACTGGCAAAACTCCGTCGCCGCGACGCTGGCGCAACGCGAATGGTGCGCCGCCCAATCCCACCTTTTCCCTTCTTGGTCACACAGTCTCTGGGGCGTGACCGCGTCCGACAGTGAACGCGGCTACCGTGCCTGGGGTGCTCCCCAAGGACCGCATGATCCGAAGCTCGACGGCACGCTCGTCCCCTGCGCACCCGGTGGCTCCCTCCCCTTCGCCCCGCGTGAGTGCATCGAGGTGCTTTCGCACATGCGCCAGGTGGAATTGGAAGGCCTTTGGGGTCGCTACGGCTTTGCTGATGCCTTCAACCTGGAGACCGGCTGGGTCGCACCGGATGTCATCGCAATCGACGTCGGCATCACAGTGATCATGTCGAACAACCTGCGCGTCGGTTCGGTCTGGGCCGCGTTCATGAAAGCGCCCGAGGCGCAACGTGGAATGGCTGCGGCCGGGTTCCGCATGCGAGGTGACGTGCCGAAGATGAACGCCGGCGCGGTCGCCGCGGACTAA
- the gspG gene encoding type II secretion system major pseudopilin GspG codes for MRPVSTPVVARSCRDRRGFTLLEILIVLAILGLLVGVLMTSINSGFFAAKEGVARLFVSTTVKVPLQVYSLHMGNYPSTEEGLKALVNAPAAKAERWKGPYLDDGKLPIDPWGETYLYRSPGVRNKTTYDIWSKGPDRQDGTADDIGNWSTEGTK; via the coding sequence ATGCGACCTGTGTCCACCCCTGTCGTTGCCCGCAGTTGCCGTGATCGCCGCGGGTTCACGCTCTTGGAAATCCTGATTGTGCTCGCCATTCTCGGCCTGCTGGTCGGCGTGCTCATGACTTCGATCAATTCCGGTTTTTTCGCGGCCAAAGAGGGTGTCGCCCGCCTTTTCGTGAGCACGACAGTCAAGGTGCCGCTTCAGGTCTACAGTCTGCACATGGGCAACTACCCGTCGACGGAGGAAGGTCTCAAAGCCCTCGTGAACGCGCCGGCTGCCAAGGCCGAGCGGTGGAAGGGACCGTACTTGGATGATGGCAAGCTGCCCATCGATCCCTGGGGTGAAACATATCTCTACCGCTCTCCGGGGGTCCGCAACAAGACCACCTATGATATCTGGTCCAAGGGTCCCGACAGGCAGGACGGCACCGCGGACGACATCGGCAACTGGAGCACGGAAGGCACCAAATAG
- a CDS encoding prepilin-type N-terminal cleavage/methylation domain-containing protein has protein sequence MGGAARHRQAFTLVEILVVIALMAVIVGALGWGSAFFRDDGRLTPDERVLAALHKARETALLEGREVHLVVQEKRNDEKGTQLVLSDSSGILKNFPISAQEGVGVAFLPVRSSDVALTLVGGEVRQSGPSSRAVFYPDGTCSRFRVQVTVGRDSRLIEVDPWTCAAVLPTPEGGRR, from the coding sequence ATGGGCGGTGCGGCGCGCCATAGGCAGGCCTTCACGCTTGTGGAGATTCTGGTCGTCATTGCCCTCATGGCCGTGATCGTCGGCGCTCTGGGCTGGGGTTCGGCATTTTTTCGTGACGACGGTCGGCTCACGCCTGATGAGAGGGTCCTGGCCGCCCTGCACAAAGCCCGGGAAACTGCGCTGCTCGAAGGTCGAGAGGTGCATCTCGTGGTCCAGGAGAAGCGAAACGACGAGAAGGGCACTCAGCTGGTCTTGAGTGATTCCAGCGGCATTCTTAAGAATTTCCCGATCTCGGCTCAGGAGGGCGTTGGTGTGGCCTTCCTGCCCGTCCGCAGTTCCGACGTGGCTTTGACCCTGGTGGGCGGCGAGGTTCGCCAGTCGGGACCTTCCTCGCGCGCCGTGTTCTACCCCGACGGCACGTGCAGCCGGTTCCGGGTGCAGGTAACGGTGGGCCGCGACTCGCGCCTGATTGAGGTCGATCCCTGGACCTGTGCCGCCGTGTTGCCGACGCCGGAAGGAGGACGGCGATGA
- a CDS encoding prepilin-type N-terminal cleavage/methylation domain-containing protein — protein MRRNSPAFTVLEVLMALAIFALMATVIAASYLNVLRAYQLADSDGLSESRLRHARSEFFNTTARDDVLKGSNFTDGDVRVEWSGEIEPTAVPDLYRVTFQFTEKPGQEKAPVRTTEVHWLFRPGWAQPMERGPIELRFREAVQERLEEEDRRR, from the coding sequence ATGAGGCGCAACTCGCCGGCGTTCACCGTTCTCGAGGTGCTGATGGCCCTCGCAATCTTCGCACTGATGGCGACTGTGATTGCGGCGTCCTACCTCAATGTGCTGCGCGCCTACCAGCTTGCGGACTCCGACGGCCTTAGCGAGTCGAGACTGAGGCACGCTCGTAGTGAATTTTTCAATACAACGGCCCGGGACGATGTGTTGAAAGGCTCGAATTTCACGGACGGCGACGTGCGGGTGGAGTGGTCCGGGGAGATCGAACCCACCGCCGTCCCGGACCTATACCGGGTGACCTTTCAATTCACCGAAAAGCCCGGCCAGGAGAAGGCGCCGGTGCGGACGACGGAGGTGCACTGGCTTTTCCGCCCGGGCTGGGCACAGCCGATGGAGCGCGGCCCGATCGAGCTTCGTTTTCGAGAGGCGGTGCAGGAGCGACTTGAAGAGGAGGACCGCCGGCGATGA
- a CDS encoding type II secretion system protein, whose product MKRRGFTLVELLIALALVGFLLVAMNTFLFSMGELWGRQSEQRLFELHVRNVTRFLQRELNRAGLPPNKVDTNLGIREVRTRNGTEDLLTFVLPDGSRLCEWPDGRALPEVFCGFVVRDRQGLFFVWQSTLEERFNQDPPRETLVTPWVTQIQYDYYEKDFRSWRTERAPRKQQGESPALPGRVRLTFSYDGMTREVVLVVPSVVEGLPQL is encoded by the coding sequence ATGAAGAGGCGCGGCTTCACACTTGTCGAACTGCTGATCGCGCTGGCTCTCGTCGGCTTCCTGCTCGTCGCCATGAACACGTTTCTCTTCTCGATGGGGGAGCTGTGGGGGCGACAGAGCGAGCAGAGGCTGTTTGAACTGCATGTACGGAATGTGACCCGGTTTCTGCAACGTGAACTGAATCGCGCCGGCCTGCCCCCGAACAAAGTGGACACGAATCTCGGCATCCGGGAAGTCCGCACCCGGAATGGCACCGAGGACCTGCTGACGTTTGTCCTGCCCGATGGGAGCCGCCTCTGCGAATGGCCGGACGGCCGCGCCTTGCCGGAGGTATTCTGCGGGTTTGTCGTGCGAGACCGGCAGGGGTTGTTCTTTGTCTGGCAGTCGACCCTCGAGGAACGCTTCAACCAGGATCCCCCGCGGGAGACCCTGGTCACCCCGTGGGTGACGCAGATCCAGTACGATTATTACGAGAAGGACTTTCGTTCCTGGCGTACCGAACGGGCGCCGCGAAAACAGCAGGGAGAGAGCCCGGCCCTTCCCGGGCGCGTGCGCTTGACCTTTAGTTACGATGGCATGACACGCGAGGTGGTGCTCGTCGTGCCCTCGGTGGTGGAGGGCCTGCCACAGCTATGA
- a CDS encoding type II secretion system protein GspK — translation MLIVLVAMMFATVALTAFIERSSTDLLVEAKAHTATRMRADAYSALEATLSVLAAFRAQLGELHSPQEGWHDAIEFSGFEPEPGRRVKVSFVDESGRIPLVNTDFPRLKTILGAWGMRTYDAERCADALLSWMKADYVPTTSLGMEEDEYQRAPFPYKAPKKSLRSWNELSAIATVREYFFDNAGAPNEYFYQMQRVFSLLDYPEPNINAAVPDAFLARDALGTDSQQRRMKDFLTGRGAWNGRGGGYFKTKDQIAQVLGPLPSGTSFDVVVRALRVTVTVREGNQAYHLQALVAPEGGAKWQTGDSVKSSNLPFAVLEIVENDGTQSPLHHAADAPMP, via the coding sequence ATGTTGATTGTGCTGGTGGCGATGATGTTCGCCACGGTGGCCCTCACGGCATTCATCGAGCGAAGCTCGACCGACCTGCTGGTCGAGGCCAAGGCACACACCGCCACGCGCATGCGTGCGGACGCCTACTCGGCCCTCGAGGCGACCCTCAGCGTGCTAGCCGCCTTTCGGGCTCAGCTTGGTGAACTGCACAGCCCGCAGGAAGGATGGCATGATGCCATCGAGTTCTCGGGCTTCGAACCCGAGCCGGGCCGCCGCGTCAAAGTGAGCTTTGTGGACGAAAGCGGGCGTATTCCTCTGGTGAATACGGATTTCCCGCGCCTTAAGACAATCCTGGGCGCCTGGGGAATGCGTACCTATGACGCGGAACGGTGCGCGGATGCCCTCCTGAGCTGGATGAAGGCCGACTATGTACCCACCACTTCGCTTGGAATGGAGGAGGATGAATACCAACGGGCGCCCTTCCCCTACAAGGCACCAAAGAAATCGCTGCGTTCTTGGAATGAGTTGTCGGCGATTGCCACGGTGCGGGAGTACTTTTTCGACAATGCAGGGGCCCCGAACGAATATTTTTACCAGATGCAGCGGGTCTTCTCCCTGCTCGATTACCCGGAGCCGAATATCAACGCCGCCGTCCCTGACGCGTTTCTCGCCCGCGACGCGCTCGGCACGGATTCGCAACAACGGCGTATGAAGGATTTTCTTACGGGTCGGGGGGCGTGGAATGGCCGGGGCGGAGGGTACTTCAAAACCAAGGACCAGATTGCCCAGGTGCTGGGTCCGCTTCCTTCCGGCACGAGTTTCGATGTGGTGGTGCGTGCGCTGCGAGTGACCGTGACGGTCCGCGAGGGCAACCAAGCGTACCATCTCCAGGCGTTGGTCGCGCCGGAAGGCGGCGCGAAATGGCAAACGGGCGATTCGGTGAAGTCTTCCAATTTGCCGTTTGCGGTCCTCGAGATTGTTGAAAACGATGGAACGCAATCGCCTCTTCACCACGCTGCTGACGCGCCAATGCCATGA
- a CDS encoding class I SAM-dependent methyltransferase, protein MRHEEAVARYLAGMSTGVEIGAFLTPIPGISPIHVEKFESYANVKCKADLFGEATDLPFNDGTLDYVASSHVLEHVANPVAALREWTRVLRHQGIIYLVVPDSRYTWDIGRKVTAVEHMLEDYRRGVTASDSTHIDDFVFNVDWSTFAPDLPPERVPEEQRAAAERYHASVKANLEINIHFHVFRPDSVRELLFRASESGYLYGEIEVVEIAERFPEGNPNGILAVARVKKPFLSRFFRKEKPLLKDTFRHFPGGRYDPSIGDRGSVRPTRRS, encoded by the coding sequence ATGAGACACGAAGAGGCCGTGGCCAGGTATCTCGCGGGCATGTCCACTGGTGTGGAGATTGGTGCATTCCTCACACCGATCCCGGGCATCTCACCGATCCATGTTGAGAAGTTCGAATCTTACGCCAACGTGAAGTGCAAGGCTGACCTCTTCGGCGAGGCAACAGATCTTCCCTTTAACGACGGCACCTTGGACTATGTCGCCTCCTCGCATGTCCTGGAGCATGTCGCGAATCCCGTGGCCGCATTGCGCGAATGGACACGCGTCCTTAGGCACCAGGGCATTATTTACCTCGTCGTTCCTGACTCCCGTTACACCTGGGACATCGGGCGCAAAGTCACCGCGGTGGAGCATATGCTCGAGGACTACAGAAGGGGCGTCACAGCCTCTGACTCCACGCATATCGATGACTTTGTGTTTAATGTTGATTGGTCCACCTTTGCCCCGGACCTACCCCCCGAAAGAGTCCCGGAGGAGCAGCGCGCTGCTGCAGAACGGTACCACGCCTCCGTGAAAGCCAACTTGGAGATAAATATCCACTTTCATGTTTTCAGGCCTGATAGCGTCAGGGAACTCCTCTTTCGAGCGTCTGAATCGGGATACCTTTACGGTGAAATAGAGGTTGTCGAAATCGCCGAGCGCTTTCCGGAAGGAAATCCCAACGGCATCCTTGCGGTTGCAAGGGTTAAAAAGCCCTTCCTTTCCCGATTCTTTAGGAAAGAAAAACCGCTTCTCAAGGATACATTCCGGCATTTCCCGGGTGGACGATACGATCCATCCATTGGGGACCGAGGGAGTGTACGACCAACTCGCCGGAGCTAA
- a CDS encoding DUF3570 domain-containing protein, which produces MRSLTLCLPVSTRLLGLAAFLQLLLPRAKAADDSVSAKHQSYQEGDGRIRVDSQYGYAEGTLPAEIKVKLTGVIDSISGATPTGELRPGTSDPVVLADMTDRRKAWHADVGRQFGNVNVEIGYDNSRESDYVSNAGSFEAAIELNNKNTTVLAGVAYSDDEVKSVGSGVWRKKRATDGRVGITQLLGPSTSVAVAVSLGRSTGFHNDPYKLVAKTIEILPGLQQRLTFAERRPDFRNKRILTGTLNHTIRPDMALEAGYRLYDDSFGVLAHTVHLQLYKRLFSDRVLLIPSLRLHRQTAADFYFPDLDQTVIVPETDPAQLYSSDYRLAKLETLNLGLKLVWFAVPDRLSFDASYDRYRMKGRDALTNDRMFPEANIYTVGAKFSW; this is translated from the coding sequence ATGCGCTCGCTCACGCTTTGTCTCCCGGTGTCAACTCGCCTGCTGGGCTTGGCTGCTTTTTTGCAGCTGCTTTTGCCGCGTGCAAAGGCAGCCGATGATTCCGTTTCAGCGAAGCACCAGAGCTACCAGGAGGGAGACGGCCGTATCCGCGTCGATTCCCAGTATGGCTACGCGGAGGGCACACTCCCGGCGGAGATCAAGGTAAAGCTGACAGGTGTCATTGACTCGATTTCTGGTGCTACACCTACGGGTGAATTGCGACCCGGGACCTCGGATCCCGTTGTCTTGGCGGACATGACCGACCGTCGCAAAGCATGGCACGCGGACGTGGGTCGGCAGTTCGGCAACGTAAATGTGGAGATCGGCTACGACAACAGCCGGGAAAGCGACTATGTCTCGAATGCAGGGTCCTTTGAGGCGGCAATCGAGTTGAACAACAAGAATACCACCGTGCTCGCTGGTGTCGCTTACTCCGACGACGAGGTGAAGAGTGTGGGAAGTGGCGTATGGCGGAAGAAGCGGGCGACTGACGGTCGTGTGGGTATCACGCAATTGCTGGGTCCGTCCACCTCTGTGGCTGTGGCTGTTTCCCTGGGGCGCAGCACTGGCTTCCACAACGATCCCTACAAGCTGGTCGCCAAAACGATCGAGATCCTGCCGGGCCTGCAGCAAAGACTGACGTTCGCCGAACGAAGACCCGATTTCCGCAACAAGCGCATCTTGACGGGTACGCTCAACCACACCATTCGCCCGGATATGGCGTTGGAGGCGGGGTATCGCCTTTACGACGACTCATTTGGGGTCCTCGCACACACGGTTCACCTCCAGCTCTACAAGCGCCTGTTTTCCGACCGGGTTCTTCTCATCCCTTCGCTGCGCCTCCACCGACAGACGGCTGCGGACTTTTACTTTCCCGACCTGGACCAGACAGTGATCGTCCCGGAGACGGACCCGGCGCAGCTGTATTCATCGGACTATCGATTGGCGAAACTCGAGACGTTGAATCTCGGCCTCAAGCTGGTGTGGTTTGCCGTCCCGGACCGCCTGTCATTTGACGCTTCCTACGACCGCTACCGCATGAAAGGTCGCGATGCGCTGACGAACGACCGCATGTTTCCCGAGGCAAACATCTACACCGTCGG